The following proteins come from a genomic window of Mariniflexile sp. TRM1-10:
- a CDS encoding GIY-YIG nuclease family protein produces the protein MFNENVYYIYIMTNKKNGVIYIGMSGNINQRINQHKKKYSKGFTNKYNLDILVYYEKFDSPNEAIKREKQIKKWNRSWKINLINDFNPDWNDLSYFFNIKVE, from the coding sequence ATGTTTAATGAAAATGTATATTATATTTACATCATGACAAATAAGAAAAACGGCGTGATTTATATTGGAATGTCGGGAAATATTAATCAAAGAATAAATCAACACAAGAAAAAATACAGCAAAGGATTTACTAACAAATACAATTTAGATATTTTAGTTTATTATGAAAAATTTGATTCCCCAAACGAAGCCATCAAAAGAGAAAAACAAATAAAAAAATGGAATAGATCGTGGAAAATCAATTTGATAAATGATTTTAACCCAGATTGGAACGATTTAAGTTATTTTTTTAATATTAAAGTAGAATAA
- a CDS encoding TlpA family protein disulfide reductase, translated as MKFKVLLITLLVFVSCNNKEKKTDTAINNSTIEKQSEANLDLEVYDFNGFEKFLNKKDDKIHVINFWATWCAPCVKELPYFEKLQAEYANKNVEVLLVSLDFPHLYDSKLKPFIKNKKLKSKVIALDDVDMNTWIPKVDETWSGSIPATIIYKNNERKFFEQSFSFEALETEVKQFLK; from the coding sequence ATGAAATTTAAAGTACTACTTATCACACTACTTGTTTTTGTAAGCTGTAATAATAAAGAGAAAAAAACAGATACTGCTATTAATAATAGCACTATTGAAAAGCAAAGTGAAGCTAATTTAGATTTAGAAGTATACGATTTTAATGGTTTTGAAAAGTTTCTTAATAAAAAGGACGATAAGATTCACGTTATAAATTTTTGGGCAACCTGGTGCGCACCTTGTGTAAAAGAGTTGCCATATTTCGAAAAATTACAAGCAGAATATGCTAATAAAAATGTTGAAGTGTTGTTGGTGAGTTTGGATTTTCCACATTTATATGATTCGAAGTTGAAACCTTTTATAAAGAATAAAAAACTAAAATCGAAAGTAATTGCATTAGACGATGTAGATATGAATACTTGGATACCTAAAGTAGATGAAACATGGTCTGGTTCTATACCAGCTACGATAATTTATAAAAATAATGAACGTAAGTTTTTTGAGCAATCTTTTAGCTTCGAAGCATTAGAAACAGAAGTCAAACAATTTTTAAAATAG